TCTTACAGAGCCTTGAGGAAGGAGATGAAGACGACAAGTTCCTAGGGCTGTTGAGGTCAACCATTCAATGCTTGACAAGACCTGAGCTTTACTTTGTGGATGTTCTTCGTTCAGCGATCAACAAAACGGGAACAGACGAAGGAGCTCTCACTAGAATTGTGACCACGAGAGCTGAGATTGACTTGAAAGTCATTGGACAAGAGTACCAAAGAAGGAACAGCATTCCATTGGAGAAAGCCATTACCAAAGACACTCGTGGAGATTACGAGAAGATGCTCATCGCACTTCTCGGTGAAGATGATGCTTAATCATACAATCCTCCACACAGAAACAAAAGCTTCTGTTTTCTCTTATcttttctctatctctcttttcTTGAAACCGTTTGATTctgttttttgaaaatttgctTCTTGTTTCTGTTGTGTTTTGAGTTTCCAAATAATGctaagagagagagaaccaGTGTGGTCtcttaagtttatataaaagaTACATGACTTTAAAAGTTGTTTTCACGGCAACCGAAGAGACCAgtgtctttaaaaaaaagaaaaaaaaaatcctatcaGATCTTGAAACACAAACACAATACCATTTTTGTGTCAGTTCTTCAATATAGTCTTGAAGAATCAAAAGAAGCAGTTTCAATCGTAAACAGTTAAACCCAAGAACCACATGTCAGGTTGTGTTTTTATAAGCTATTTCTGTATAACTATGTTTGATATTGGACTGATGTTTGATTGGAAAACGGCAATAAAGAAGATGTGGGtttaacaaagacgtcttatttatGGTCGGAGGAAacgttcagtcggttacaagagAAGTAAAGAGAATGCGACATAGAGGAAGCCGGTGGCTCAatgagctaccggaaaagtacaattaacggcgagatgaagcaaaggtgaaaaccctaatctagccgccaagtgttagtcaaTGATTTCGGATCCCATTCTCTTTGCTTTCCCTCCTCTTTATATAGTCCTTCTGATGTTTCATCCTTGATCTAGCTTACGTCGTCTTCGTGGGCCTTCCCTACTGGGCCGAGAGGCCCGTATTCGTCCGAGCAGTCGCCGAGCTGAATGCGCTTTAGTCGACGATGATCGACTAAAGGTATTCTAGAGACGAGCCGAGGAACTGGCCTTCAAGCCGACTATCCGAGCCATTGCTTTATTTAGTCCGGGCCAGGCCTCCTATTCCTTGGGCCTTGCGGGGTGGTTGAATCCATCccctacagtaagtcccccccagTCCATCAGTGAACGAAAGGTTGTCTAGTTCATGATGAATTCTAGAATTTGAGGGTTTAAAGGAATAGGAGTTCTGTCGGGAAGTTAGAACGATGGTCGATGAGTCGCAGAAAGGGCTATGGTGACACTTTCTCTCGGAATCGTTGAGTCGCAGATACCCGGATTTTGGCTGACATGTTCTGATTAACTGTCGGTTTAATCGAATTTAGGATAACCGATGGTTAATTAAGGCGAGAAGGCGAACCGTCGCGAAAGTCCGCCGGGTTCTTTGGGAGAGTTtcgaggcccatttaggcccgTTTAGGCTTAATGATGACGCCTCGAGTTTCCCCCGTCTCTTCTTTTCACAACATGTCGAGAAGTGGAATCgtcgcgagggtccgctggGTTTTTAGGGTGGATTtcgaggcccatttaggcccgAATAGGTCTAATGATGGCGCCTCGAGTTTCCCCCTTCCcttttccttataaatacgcAGACCCTCTCTCATTTCTTCAAGTTTTTCTCCGCGatcaaaggtactttctctctctttcctttatCTCTCTAAGCGTTGTTAGATTCGTTCAAAGCGTTCTTCACTGTTCCGTTTCACGATGTCGTCGGGTCAGAGGCTATCGAGATAGCAGAAGGGGAAGGCAGTCGCAGCGGCATCGAATCCGACAAGAAATCCCGACAGGGATCGTGTATAAGATCCGGAGGCGATTCATCTTGCGGCGATGATGGATACGGCGAATCTATCTCGCTCTCAGAGACTTCTGCTCGCGGATGCTGCGAGACTCGCGAGAGAAGGAAGTGGGAACGTCGTTGCGAGAAATGCAATGGAATGTTCGAGAGACGGGCAGAGCGGGGCGATGCCTGCTGACTCGGTCACCCTGAGAGCTCGCCCTGCGGAAAGCGGCCCCTCGGAGGATGATGATTCTGAGGCCGAGTTACTTCCGACTACCTTTTATCCCGAAATAATTTTCGAAGAGATTCCTCAACTCCATCCCGACTTGTTGCGTCCTGCTTTCTTGGCCGATCAAGACTGGGAGGGCGTAGAGAAGATGAAGTCAACATTGGGAAGCGTGAAGAGGGTTCTTCGGGCTGCGGGTTCCGTAGGCGTGACCTTCCTTGTTCCTACGGAAGCGCAGAGGCCCTGGTCTCCTCCGATTGGGTATCAGACGGTGTACGAATCCTACTTTCAGGAAGACACTCGTTGCTGGTTCCCCATCCCGCGACTGATCACATCATATGCCAGACGTCGAGACATCGCGATCAGTCAGCTGCTGAATGGCTCGCTGCGACTAGCGGTCACTTTGTCGGTTTTGGCGGAGCAGATCGACATGCCGATGAGCGTTAGGTCGTTCGAGGAGATGACCTCGTTAACCGATATGAAGGACGGCACTTACTCGGTGAAGATGCGACCGAACTGCAACGTGTGCGCCGGTCATCCGAATAAGACGCAGAACTGGCAGCATTCATATTTCTTCCTTAAGTCTGACAGCTCGGCCTTCGAGGAGCCTCCCCAGGATGATTATCGAGTTCTTTGGAACCGTTCTTGCGGTAGAATATTCTGTCGCGAACCGCAAGCGACTTGTCGATTCTAACCATGCCTCTTTTTTTGCTTTGTATGCAGTTGGCCATCCTACCTCTCCAGTCTATTCCGAGGATTTCCTGAGGAGTGTTCGTGCCGTTGCTCTGCTTTGAATCTATCGCTGGTCCGAGATCTCCGTTAAGAAGATCCGTGAGCTTAAAGATCGAATCGCTCGAAGTACGTTCTCTCGCAACTCTGGACTGTGTTCTTTTAGTCGCAAGGTTTATTTGTCGCGTCCTGACCCTTCTGCCTTATGTTTTCAGGAGAGTGGAGATCCGATCTTCCGGTCGTTCTTCCTATTCGCACTAAGCGACTAGACATCTTCCCGAGAGACATCCAGAAACAAGTTTCCGAGGCAAAGAAGATAGGTACTCTTCCTGATCTGAGCGCGATAATAGCAGCCCAGCTGGGGCTGACTAGCGGGGAAGGACCCTCGATGACGGTTCCTCGTGCTGGCGAGGCTTCCCCTTCCGGTGCCAGAAGTGTGGGGAAGggcaagaaaaggaaaagaggcGACGGCTCGGGAGTCGAGAGAAGTATTGAGGAGACGAGTGACGTCCCTCCTTCTGGTGAAccccagaagaagaaaaagaagagaaagacaaagaagaagtccGCCGGCGAGCAGTCGGAGAATGCTGACGAGCCGATCGAGCAAGAGGAGGAGGATGCTCGAGAAGAGGAACTTCAGCCCGAAGAGGGGGCTTCTGAGGCTGAAGTCTCGGGGGGACGAAACGATGAGGAGGGAGTAAGTGAAGAGGAGGAACTTGAGACTTCTCTTAATGCCGCCCGCTCGGGTGGTTCTGAGGAAGATAGCGAAGGGTCACCACTCCTGATAAGGAGGGGAAACGATGAAGACGATGACGAGAGGCGGTCTCCTGTTCTGACGTCTCCTCGCGAGAGAACTCCAATTCCCATCGGGGGAGGGGCCGTCCAGACCGGTACTTCTTCCCGTGGCGTCGCTGTCCTAAGGAGGGCACCTGGGTTCAGCTTTCCCGACAAGGTCGACTTCCACTACGAGGGACCGGCTCCCTTAGTGTAGGTTCCAGACCTTATCTTCGGGAGTAAATACGAAGAAGCTGCAAGGGCCAAACTGCTGGTAAACGGCTTGGtcccttttttttcctttaaatcCCTTGACTCCTAACTTCTCACGATTTCCATTGTGTCGCGTGTTCAGGGTGATAGCACGATGAATGTCATGATTGATAAATACGACACGGCCCTTAAGGGAGCCTTGGACGAGCTCGAGCTGGCCAAGAAAGAGTTTTCTGAGAGGGAGGAGGTTTCCGCTCGTCAACTGAACGAGTCAAGGGCCAATCTGCAGAAGCTCAATGGGATGATGATCCGCACCGTTGCTCGACGCGATGAGTTTAAAGCCGCGTTGGACTCATCTCGAAGAGTCATCCGCGAGCTTGAACAGAAGAATGCTGATCTCGAGAGCGAGAGGGCTTCGCTCGCTGCCACGCACGAGCGAGAGATGAGACGTCTGAGGGACTCCAGAATTTTGGAGGTGACGAGAGAAAGGGGGAGAGTTGAGGCGGAAATGACTGCCAAGGCCAATCGTTGCTTCGCCAAGATTCATTCTCGGGAGGAGCGTCGGGGCCCTTATGACGAGGCTCGGTTACTCCACAGCCAAGCCTTTGGGACTAGGAAGTGCCTCGAGGCCTTGAAAGGAGCTGGGAACGACATACCGCAAGCTTCTATTGATATGTTCGTCGAGCACGAGAGAAAGTACGAACAAGAGGCTGAGAAGCTTAAGGTTGGCGGAATTCCCGACAGCGATCTCAGACTTTCTCCTCTCGTGTTGGAGTCTCAGTTCGTGGATGCTCGGATTCTGGCGGGTCTCGACCCATACGGTTCCAATGCTGGGTTAATTGACCCAGAGACCGCGGTGAATCTGCATGTCTCGCCTACTCATCCGATCGGAGAAAGGCGCGAGGATCCGACGCTTCCTATTGAAAACCCTTCGACTGTTCTTAAGGAAGGAGTGCCTGGTCGAGGAGCTCGAGTCGATGGAAATAACGTTCCTGTCCTCGTGCTTTCGGACACTTCAGTCGAGGGTCGCGATTCGCCGCCTCCAGAAGAGTCCCGTTGGGGCGGCGAGAAAAGCACTGGCGAGGTGTCGGAGGATGCTGCGGTGCAAGTCTCTCCGATTGCCCGCGAATCGAGCGTCAGGGCTTCGGAGCTTTCCACCCTTAATGATCGCGAGAGTGATCGGGAAGCTtagttttctttgtttgttgtttcttttgagTCCCGGAGGACTTGTGTTGTTGCTTTTTAGACTTTTGCCTTTTGAGGCTTCTACTTTGTTGTTTTTCTTATGTTATTTCCAACTCTTCGAATCGTAtgaaatgtttatcttttatttaactTGTCTATCAAATGCATGATTTCTCAAGATTCGAAGTGACTTTGTTTGTTTAGTATAAACGTTATTCGAGATATCGAATCGTTGTAGTGTTAAGCTTGtcatgactttgtctcggtCGATCTCTTTGACTCGCGATCGTTCGTCATTTGAGTTTCGTCATTAATTATAAGTTCTCGACGTTGACGGTTCCAAATCGATCCTAACGTAATTTTCAGGCGTTCGGTGGGCCAGACCTTACTTAGTAAATTACAGGGTGAATTGGAGTCATTGTCTCGGCCGTGTTGGTTTAAATCGCAACACGGTCGACTCCCGTGAAtacgtgtctgatcaggacatatccAACGTGGGATGCGAGTACCGATACGCTTGTTAGAGAAGCCGGGGCGTGCTCGTGTAGGCATCGCTTAAGTGATCGTCTGCTTCGGAGATCGATTCCACTCCTTAGTATTTTCAAAGACCTTTCTTAAGACAAGGTTGCCCATTTCGAGGGGACGCGATttgacctttttgttgtagtaGCTCTCGATTTGATGCTGGTAATTCTGGATACGGAGTAATGCTTGGTGGCGCTTTTTCTCGATGTCGTCAAGTGCATCAAGCAGCATGTCACGGTTGAGTTCGGGTTTTGTGGCATTCGCGATCGGCGCAGACTCGTCACGTTCACTTCTGCGGGAGCCATTGCCTCGAAGCCGTAGGCCATCGAGAAGGGTGTAGTCTTCGTCGCTCCGCGAGGAGTTGTTCTGTGGGACCACAGGACACCGTCTAGTTCATCTGCCCAGCAACCTTTCTTTAAGTCGAGTCGTTTCTTCAGACCgtcgatgatggtcttgttcgtCGACTCGGCTTGGCCGTTACTTTGCGGGTTTCTTGGGGTCGACATGTTGAGTCAAATTCGCCATCTGTCGCAGAATCCCTTGAAATGATGCGAGATGAATTGTGAACCGTTGTCTGTGATGATCTCGTATGGGAGCCCGTGTAGGCAGATTATTTTCTTCCAGACGAAGTTTTGCACCTCCTTGTCGGTGATGCTGGCATAGGCTTCGGCTTCAACCCACTTGGTGAAGTAATCTGTGAGGACCAGGATGAACTTCTTTTGTCGAGATGCCGGCATCGGACCGatgatgtccattccccatcgcataAATGGGTATGGAGCAGTCAGGGTGTGAAGAAACTCCGTGGGGCTGTGTATGGTGGTGGCGTGACGTTGGCATTTATCGCATTTGCGCGCGTATGTCTCGCAGTCGGCGTTCATGGTTGGCCAATAGAATCCGAGGTTCTTTACTTTTAATGCGAGAGCTTGCCCGCCCGAGTGATTGCCTGCTGCTCCTTCGTGTGTTTCGGCCATGACGAGTCTCGTTTCTTCGCTGGCGATACATTTGAGTAGTACCTTTGTTGCAGTCCATCGGTGTAGTTCCCCGTCCATGAAAACGTAGTGTGCGCTACGTCGCTTCAGTCGCCGCGCGTCCCATTTCTCGGCGGGCAATAAATCTTCAGCGAGATAATCGATGAGTTCCTTGCGCCAATCTGTTGGCTGATCATCTTGCGAAGGAGATTCTGCTTCGTCGATGTCCATCGCTTCGCTGATCGCTGCTGCAATCGCAGCCTGTTCTGCCTTCGTGTCGATGCTCGGTTTCTCAATTTTGTGGATTGGGATTGTCCTCTTGACTTGGTCGTGTAGCTTGCTTCCTAGAGCGGCAAGGGCGTCGGCACAGACATTTTCTCCGCGaggaaccttcgtgagttcgaagaactcgaagtctcgcgtgaggtcttggacgagtttgaggtaggcgtccatccTTTCATTGCGGACGTCGTAATTGCCGAGGTACTGGCTTACGACAAGttgagagtcgcagtaagcgctgATTCTTTTGGCTTTTACTGCCTTGGCGAGCCGGAGCCCTGCGATGAGGGATTCGTActcagcttcgttgtttgacGCTGCAAAACCAAAACTGAATGACTGCCGGATGAGTTCTCCTGTTGGTGATTGCAGTTGCACTCCTGCTCCTGACCCTTTACTCGTGGATGAACCGTCGACGTGTAGGATTCAGTTTACACTTGGTAGGATGAGGTCTTGCTCCAGCTCTGGCGTTAACTCGATCAAGAAGTCGGCAAGGACCTGTGACTTAGTTGCTGTGCGATTCTTGTACACGATGTCATGTTCGCTCAGCTCCATCGCCCATTTAGTCAACCGTCCTGACTGGTTAGTATTCTGCATAACCGTTCGGAGTGGTTGGTTGGACAGTACTTCAATCGTGTGCGACTGAAAGTAGGGTCGCAGTTTTCTGGCCGAGGTGACGACAGCTAAGGCCATCTTTTCGAGTGTTGGGTATCTCGTCTCCAGCTCGGTCATTCTTTTACTGgtgtaaaagattggtttctGTTCTCCCCGATCTTCTCGAATGAGTACGCTGCTGACGGTGGAGGATGTGACGGCTATGTAGAGAGACAATGTGTCGCCGGCTTCTGGCTTCGATAGTACTGGGGGGTTGTGAGGtaatgcttgagttgattgaaCGCCTCCTCGCACTTTTCGTCCCAGACGAACCTCTTATTGCCCCTCAGTAGCTCGTAGAAGGGAAGACACTTATCGGTTGATCGCGAGATGAACCTGTTTAGTGCTGCTATGCATCCGGTTAGTCGACGTACTTCGCGGCTGTTCTTCGGGCTTGGAAGGTCGAGGATCGCCGAGATCTGCTTGGGGTTAGCTTCGATTCCTCGCTGAGTGACAATGTAGCATAGGAATTCCCCGGAAGTGACACCGAAGGTACACTtggccgggttgagcttcatcccgtagtcgttcaagatcttgaagcagTCGCGTAAGTTGTTTAGGTGATCGTCGGCCTTGAGCGATTTGACTAACATATAgtcgatgtacacttccatggtgTTGCCAAGCTGATCAGCGAACATTCGGTTGACGAGTCGCTGATAAGTCGCGCCGGCGTTCTTTAGCCCGAAGGGCATCACCTTGTAGCAGTAGGTCCCTCTGTCGGTGATGAACgccgtcttctcgcgatcgtcgggatgcatcaagatctggttgtatcccgagaaagcgtccatgaagg
The nucleotide sequence above comes from Brassica napus cultivar Da-Ae chromosome A9, Da-Ae, whole genome shotgun sequence. Encoded proteins:
- the LOC125578145 gene encoding uncharacterized protein LOC125578145; translated protein: MALAVVTSARKLRPYFQSHTIEVLSNQPLRTVMQNTNQSGRLTKWAMELSEHDIVYKNRTATKSQVLADFLIELTPELEQDLILPTSNNEAEYESLIAGLRLAKAVKAKRISAYCDSQLVVPRGENVCADALAALGSKLHDQVKRTIPIHKIEKPSIDTKAEQAAIAAAISEAMDIDEAESPSQDDQPTDWRKELIDYLAEDLLPAEKWDARRLKRRSAHYVFMDGELHRWTATKVLLKCIASEETRLVMAETHEGAAGNHSGGQALALKVKNLGFYWPTMNADCETYARKCDKCQRHATTIHSPTEFLHTLTAPYPFMRWGMDIIGPMPASRQKKFILVLTDYFTKWVEAEAYASITDKENNSSRSDEDYTLLDGLRLRGNGSRRSERDESAPIANATKPELNRDMLLDALDDIEKKRHQALLRIQNYQHQIESYYNKKVKSRPLEMGNLVLRKVFENTKEWNRSPKQTIT